Proteins from a genomic interval of Scomber japonicus isolate fScoJap1 chromosome 10, fScoJap1.pri, whole genome shotgun sequence:
- the ca14 gene encoding carbonic anhydrase 14, translated as MDSLDLFIFLMLLCFQWTSVPAAEEITWTYTGLVGQSEWSQYFPDCGGTSQSPVDVVTTQTKYDPSLIPVTPLGYDQHGNKPFSLYNNGHTAVIELPDWMGVGGLPWLFTAVQMHLHWGSGGPSHGGSEHTINGQSADAELHVVHYNSELYPNMSAAMTQRNGLAVLGILIVTGEETNPAFNNIIRYMSRIRHADQKVSIPAFDIQSLLPKDLGRYYRYNGSLTTPPCYQSVIWTLFHERVQISKEQLLKMETVLYSTKAEGTDRMLLQDNYRATQSLNHRVIFASFSAESGKELSSGEVTAIVIGVMCGCVGLAVIIRFIVKTIRFFTLLRHESVVVNSSTSSWDVLPSNRPAPMPRTKDPEKATEKKQDMALNSTSEAEKKEEPSPSPQTEN; from the exons ATGGACTCTTTggatctttttatctttttaatgcTGCTGTGTTTCCAATGGACATCTGTCCCTGCTGCTG AGGAAATTACCTGGACCTACACCG GCCTGGTGGGTCAGTCCGAGTGGTCGCAGTATTTCCCTGACTGCGGTGGTACTTCCCAGTCCCCAGTTGACGTGGTAACCACCCAGACTAAATATGACCCCAGTTTGATCCCTGTGACCCCACTGGGCTATGATCAACATGGAAACAAGCCCTTCTCACTGTACAATAATGGACACACAG CGGTGATTGAGCTGCCAGACTGGATGGGAGTAGGTGGGCTGCCCTGGCTGTTTACAGCTGTACAAATGCACCTTCACTGGGGCAGCGGCGGCCCAAGCCACGGGGGCAGTGAACACACCATCAACGGACAGAGTGCCGATGCAGAG ctacATGTGGTGCACTACAACTCTGAACTCTACCCCAACATGTCCGCAGCAATGACACAGAGGAATGGCCTGGCTGTTTTAGGGATTCTCATTGTG ACCGGTGAGGAGACCAATCCAGCGTTTAATAACATCATCCGCTACATGAGCCGTATCAGACATGCAG ACCAGAAAGTGTCCATCCCTGCCTTTGATATCCAGTCCCTACTACCCAAGGATCTGGGACGCTACTATCGCTACAATGGCTCCCTAACAACGCCACCCTGCTACCAGAGTGTGATCTGGACACTGTTCCATGAGAGGGTTCAAATCTCCAAGGAACAG CTACTGAAGATGGAGACGGTACTTTACTCCACTAAAGCTGAAGGGACGGACAGAATGCTTCTGCAGGACAACTACCGTGCAACTCAATCTCTCAACCACAGGGTTATCTTTGCGTCCTTCAGTGCAG AATCAGGGAAGGAGCTCAGTTCTG gTGAAGTCACTGCCATAGTGATAGGAGTGATGTGTGGCTGTGTAGGTCTGGCAGTAATTATCCGCTTCATCGTGAAGACAATACG ATTTTTTACACTCCTCCGCCATGAATCAGTCGTGGTAAACAG CTCTACCTCTAGCTGGGACGTCCTACCCAGTAACCGGCCTGCTCCCATGCCAAG GACAAAGGACCCGGAGAAagcaacagagaaaaaacaagacatggCTCTCAACTCGACCTCTGaagcagaaaagaaagaagaaccaTCCCCATCTCCTCAAACTGAAAACTAG
- the LOC128366402 gene encoding angiogenin, producing MAGLRVLLTLIAFLLLGHQTNAKNEAPCQRSKWNNGFNTFLKRHIRSGTPNSDDHNQWENYIKNNGGCDRPTQSFLSPDELEKVKAVCTNEGGKVYKENLCISKQPFSFYTVRSEPGTCGIRSITHETKHLILACEVLQNQCLPVHFEGNSKSLKPDNNAKGCQGQEAQGHAPSLKMTWLWLLSVLVLLLFYGY from the coding sequence ATGGCTGGTCTCAGGGTTCTTCTCACTCTCATTGCCTTTCTCCTGCTGGGTCATCAGACAAATGCTAAGAATGAAGCTCCCTGCCAGCGCTCAAAATGGAATAATGGCTTTAACACCTTTCTGAAGCGCCACATCCGCTCTGGTACTCCTAACTCTGATGATCATAATCAATGGGAGAACTACATCAAGAACAACGGGGGTTGTGACAGACCCACACAGTCCTTCCTCAGTCCAGATGAACTGGAAAAGGTAAAGGCAGTCTGCACCAATGAAGGTGGGAAGGTGTACAAGGAGAACCTGTGCATCAGCAAGCAGCCCTTCAGTTTCTACACAGTGAGGAGTGAGCCGGGGACATGTGGGATCAGGAGCATCACACATGAAACTAAACATCTGATCTTGGCCTGTGAGGTGCTTCAAAACCAGTGTCTGCCTGTCCATTTTGAGGGAAACTCAAAAAGTTTGAAGCCAGATAACAACGCCAAAGGGTGCCAAGGCCAAGAAGCACAAGGCCATGCTCCCAGCTTAAAAATGACATGGCTCTGGTTGTTGtctgttcttgttcttcttcttttttatggctattaa
- the crabp2a gene encoding cellular retinoic acid-binding protein 2a, protein NYLQPNMERKIPDFAGTWEMKNSENFEELLKALGVNVMLRKIAVKAASKPLVEITQDGETLSIKTSTSVRTTNITFTVGQEFNESTVDGRPCTSFPRWETDSKISCEQILQKGEGPKTSWTREITNDGKLILTMGADDVVCTRVYERQ, encoded by the exons AACTACCTGCAACCTAACATGGAGCGCAAAATTCCTGACTTCGCTGGCACTTGGGAGATGAAGAATTCTGAAAACTTTGAGGAGCTCTTGAAGGCGTTGG gtGTAAATGTGATGCTGCGTAAGATTGCTGTGAAAGCAGCCTCCAAGCCCCTGGTCGAGATCACACAGGACGGAGAGACACTGTCCATTAAAACCTCAACATCAGTGCGGACCACCAACATCACCTTCACTGTGGGGCAGGAGTTCAATGAGAGCACGGTTGATGGACGTCCCTGCACG AGTTTTCCACGTTGGGAGACAGACAGCAAGATCAGCTGTGAGCAAATTCTACAGAAAGGAGAGGGGCCTAAAACCTCCTGGACCCGAGAGATAACCAATGATGGCAAGCTGATACTG ACCATGGGAGCAGATGATGTGGTATGCACCCGAGTGTACGAACGGCAATGA